The genomic stretch GATTATTTTCCGTGCAGGACCTCTCGACCAGTGAGCTGTTACGCACTCTTTAAATGAATGGCTGCTTCCAAGCCAACATCCTGGCTGTTATAGAAGTCCCACCTCGTTTGATCAACTTAACATACGCTTAGGGACCTTAGCTGCTAATCTGGGTTATTTCCCTCTCGGCCACGGATCTTAGCACCCGCAGCCTCACTCCCGGAGAAGATTTACTAGCATTCGGAGTTTGTCAGGGTTTGGTAGGCGGTGAAGCCCCCTAGCCCAATCAGTAGCTCTACCTCTAGTAAATTTCTGTATCCGAGGCTGTTCCTAAAAACATTTCGGGGAGAACGAGCTATCTCTCAGTTTGATTGGCCTTTCACCCCTATCCACAGGTCATCCCATAGCTTTTCAACGCTAATGAGTTCGGTCCTCCAGTGTGTGTTACCACACCTTCAACCTGCCCATGGATAGATCACAAAGTTTCGCGTCTACCCCCACTGACTAGTCGCCCTATTCGGACTCGCTTTCGCTACGGCTCCGTTACTGAAGAACTTAACCTCGCCAGTGAGGAGTAACTCGTAGGCTCATTATGCAAAAGGCACGCCGTCATCCTTTGCAGGACTCCGACCGCTTGTAGGCGTACGGTTTCAGGTACTATTTCACTCCCTTGTTTAGGGTGCTTTTCACCTTTCCCTTACGGTACTGGTTCACTATCGGTCTCTGAGGAGTATTTAGCCTTACCGGATGGTGCCGGCAAATTCAGGCAGGATTCCTCCGGTCCCGCCTTACTCAGGATACCGCTCGTCCCTGATAATTTGTGCTTACAGGACTATCACCTGCTATGGTCCAACTTTCCAGATGGTTCAGCTTGATATCAGTTTCTAAATGCGGTCCTATAACCCTCTGGCAGCACGCTGCCAAAGTTTGGGCTGTTCCCTTTTCGCTCGCCACTACTCAGGGAATCACGATTGTTTTCTTTTCCTCCTGGTACTTAGATGTTTCAGTTCCCAGGGTTGACTTCCCTTGCGGGATGACATACCTTCAGTATGCCGGGTTGTCCCATTCGGAAATCTGCGGATCTAATGCTTGTGTGCAGCTCCCCGCAGCTTATCGCAGCTTACCACGTCCTTCATCGTCTCTCAGAGCCAAGGCATCCACCATACGCCCTTAAGTGCTTTAAAAGAGTTATTATACAGTTACTCGTTATTTACAACTTATTTTTCCCAATATGTCAAAGAACTTTCAGTCAAAGGTCTCCCTTCTCCTGATAAAAGCTGATGTTACAGTTACGAACCGCTAAGGCCGTGTGTTCTCGCGAGTAATCTTTATCACTCTCTTTTCACACCCCTACATCATTATTTGGAAGAACTAACGCCAACAGATAGCTGGACTTTTTAAAGTGGAGGATAACGGATTCGAACCGTTGACCCCCTGCGTGCAAGGCAGGTGCTCTAGCCAGCTGAGCTAATCCCCCGGCTGTAGGCCCGAGAACCAACCGCTGAGCATTCAAGCTCAAGGCTCATACTCGCAGCTTCATTTAGTAGACCCGACCAGATTTGAACTGGTGACCCCTACATTATCAGTGTAGTGCTCTAACCAGGCTGAGCTACGGATCTTTGTAGCCCCTTATTATCGGGTTACTATTAAAAAGAACTAGTTTGGAAAATTGAAAGAAGTGAAAGCAACAACTAAAAAGGTAAAAGCAATCTCTAAAAAGGAGGTATTCCAGCCGCACCTTCCGATACGGCTACCTTGTTACGACTTAGCCCCAGTCACTAGTTTTACCCTAGGCGGCTCCTTGCGGTTACCGACTTTAGGTACACCCAGCTTCCATGGCTTGACGGGCGGTGTGTGCAAGGTCCGGGAACGTATTCACCGTATCATTGCTGATATACGATTACTAGCGATTCCAGCTTCATGGAGTCGAGTTGCAGACTCCAATCTGAACTGAGAGGGAGTTTTTGGGATTAGCGCCTTGTCGCCAAGTGGCAGCCCTTTGTCTCCCCCATTGTAGCACGTGTGTAGCCCTGGGCATAAAGGCCATGATGACTTGACATCATCCCCTCCTTCCTCGCGTCTTACGACGGCAGTTTCATTAGAGTTCCCAGCTTTACCTGATGGCAACTAATGATGGGGGTTGCGCTCGTTGCGGGACTTAACCCAACACCTCACGGCACGAGCTGACGACAGCCATGCAGCACCTTACGATCTGTGTATTGCTACAAAATGAGCTTTCACCCACGGTCAAACCGCATTCTAGCCCAGGTAAGGTTCCTCGCGTATCATCGAATTAAACCACATGCTCCACCGCTTGTGCGGACCCCCGCCAATTCCTTTGAGTTTCAACCTTGCGGTCGTACTTCCCAGGTGGGATACTTAATGCTTTCGCTCAGACACTAACAGTGTATCGCTAATGTCGAGTATCCATCGTTTAGGGCGTGGACTACCAGGGTATCTAATCCTGTTTGCTCCCCACGCTTTCGTGCCTCAGTGTCAATAATCGTGAAGTAAGCTGCCTTCGCAATTGGTGTTCTATGTCATATCTAAGCATTTCACCGCTACATGACATATTCCGCTTACCTACGCGATATTCAAGATAGATAGTATCAATGGCAGTTCCCAAGTTAAGCTCGGGGATTTCACCGCTGACTTACCTACCCACCTACGCACCCTTTAAACCCAGTGAATCCGGATAACGCTTGCACCCTCCGTATTACCGCGGCTGCTGGCACGGAGTTAGCCGGTGCTTATTCACCTGGTACCGTCAACTGCAATAGAAATCGCAGGTTTCTTCCCAGATAAAAGAAGTTTACAATCCAGAGGACCTTCATCCTCCACGCGGCATGGCTGGTTCAGACTTGCGTCCATTGACCAATATTCCTTACTGCTGCCTCCCGTAGGAGTCGGGCCCGTGTCTCAGTGCCCGTGTGACTGGTCGTGCTCTCACACCAGTTACTGATCGTAGGCTTGGTGGGCCGTTACCCCGCCAACTACCTAATCAGGCGCACGCCCATCTTTAAGCGCCGGAGCTATAATAACCAAATGATGCCACTCAGTTATATTACGTGGTATTAATCCAAGTTTCCCTGGGCTATCCCACACTTAAAGGAAGGTTGCGTACGTGTTCCGCACCCGTTTGCCGGTCGCCGCCCAGTATTGCTACCTGCGCTGCCCCACGACTTGCATGTATTAAGCCTGCCGCTAGCGTTCATCCTGAGCCAGGATCAAACTCTCCATTGTAAATGAGTTGTTGATCTAGCTAAATTCTCTCTCGGAAAATCTAACGTTGTGGATCTAAATAATGTCGCTTCAGACCTTACCATTAATATCTCTATTAATGTGCTGTTGCTTCCAAACTTTCAAAGATCTTTCGGCTGTTTCACCAACCGCCACACCTCTTTCGAAGCGGGCTGCAAAGGTAAAGGCCTTTTTTATTTCTGCAAAAACTTTCTCGATGTTTTTTCAGAAGATTTTCATCCCCTTTTTCATCTCAAAAACTCTTAAAGAACTTGCTGTTTTTTTTCGGACTGCAAAGATACAAAAACCATTCTTTCTCACCAAATCTTTTTTCAACTTTTTTCTCTGTATCTCTCTCAGTATCAAGTAGTAACCTAAAGAACTTTATCACTCAGAAGACTCACTCACCATCCTCACTATCTCGTTATTTTCAAAGCGGGGTGCAAAGATAAGCGTTTTAATTTCTTCACCAACTTTTTCTTCGCTTTTTTTCTCCCTTTTTCTCTCCGGCTACTCTATTAAACAAAGAACAAATTGCTTCGGTAACTTCCTCTATCCTATTCACTTATCATGTTTTTCGAAGCGGGGTGCAAAGGTAAGGGCGAATACATCACAAACAAACCTTTTTTGAATCTTTTTCAAAACTATTTTTCATGCATCGTCTGAAACCCTTGCCAGTAATGCGTTTCAACCGATCATTTTTTTCAATAAAAAAATGCTGACACATCATCGTATCAGCATTCTATCCGTTTATCAGCGTGACTATTGGTTCGTCCCTACGCTTTTATTGGTTCGTCCCCTACCCTTCTTTTAGCTGGTGGCACTATCCGGGTCCAACCTATTCTCTCCCTCTCTTTCAAAATAACCTTCCGGGTATTCCACCCTTACTAACTGTAATCCATGACCGGGAACAGAGAAATCAGCTTTGGTACAGTCCCTGGCTTCTATCACCCCACGGAAACCGTCCAGGGTCAGCTTGCCCCGGCCGGCCTGCAGCATAGTCCCTACCAGGCCCCGCACCATTCCCCGCAGAAAGCGATTAGCCCTTACCCGGTATACCCAGCCCCAGTCGCGCTCTTCCCAGCGGCTATCCAGGATCTGGCAGAGGAAGGTCTTCACCTGCGAGTTCCGTTTGGCAAAGCTGGTAAAATCATTGTATTCCCGGATCATATCCGCTGCCGCCTGCAACTTACCCGGGTCCAGGGTATAGGGATAGAAATAGGCCAGGTCCGCCAGGAAGGGATCCTTGGCATGGTATATACTATACTCGTACTCCCGGGTCAGGGCATCAAAACGGCAATGGGCCGTTTCCCTTACCGGGTACAATCCTATGACGGCTATGTCCGGTGGCAGTAAGGCATTGAGGTTATAGATAGCGCGGGGCGGCACTGTCCTGTCTGTATCAAAATGGAAGAAGTTCTGCCGGGCATGGACGCCGGCATCCGTCCGCGAAGAGCCGGTGAGTGAAAACCGCTCCCGGAAATAGGTGCCCAGGGCTTTTTCCACTTCCCACTGGATGGTCACGGCATTTTCCTGCACCTGGAAACCGGCATACCGGCCTCCTTTATAACTCAGTTCAATAAAATAACGGTTCATAAGCTACTATCTGATGCATTGGAAGGCTGCGCTGATCAATCCTTGATACGTACCAGGGCCTTAAAGCGGGTAATATAGGTTTCATCCTGTAACAGGTCGGCCAGTTCTTTAAAACGTCCTGTATCGGCTGTGTAGGGATAAGCCGCTTTGAAGAACTCGTACCGGCCTTCATCATTGATGAAAAGCTCGGAAAGGGCCCGGACCTGCCTGGTGAGCAGGCATTTGTTCTTGAATAGCTTCCTGACCGCGCTGATCCGGCCTTCGGTATTGGTTTCACCGAGGATCTTCACCCGCAGTTTGTCCACTTCATTGTCGGTGGCCGTATTCACGCAGTCGGAGTTCATCAGCACCAGTTTCTTTTTCCAGGCTTCATCCTCCCCTTCTTCCGTTGAATCAGCTGTGGCTGCATTCTTCACTGCGCTGTCCGCCGGGCGGGCGCTGGCGGCATTGCTGTCCGCAGGCAGGGTGCTGCCAGGGGCCGTGGAGGTCCCATTACCAGATTCAGGGATGGTTTTATCAATGGGGATCACTATAGCAATAATATCAGTGCCAACGGTATCAGTATCCTGGAACACCATCTTCCGGCCTTCTTCAGCGGCCGTATCTTCCAGCAGCTGTATCCCTTTTACCCGGACAGGGGCAGCGCCCTCTTTCGTTGAACCAGCGGGTGCCACTGTCAGGGCCACAATAACCGGCGTTACCAGGACAGTATCCCTGGTAGTGGTGGCCGTATCCGGCAGTACCGG from Candidatus Pseudobacter hemicellulosilyticus encodes the following:
- the truA gene encoding tRNA pseudouridine(38-40) synthase TruA yields the protein MNRYFIELSYKGGRYAGFQVQENAVTIQWEVEKALGTYFRERFSLTGSSRTDAGVHARQNFFHFDTDRTVPPRAIYNLNALLPPDIAVIGLYPVRETAHCRFDALTREYEYSIYHAKDPFLADLAYFYPYTLDPGKLQAAADMIREYNDFTSFAKRNSQVKTFLCQILDSRWEERDWGWVYRVRANRFLRGMVRGLVGTMLQAGRGKLTLDGFRGVIEARDCTKADFSVPGHGLQLVRVEYPEGYFEREGENRLDPDSATS